One genomic region from Fusobacterium sp. encodes:
- a CDS encoding autotransporter outer membrane beta-barrel domain-containing protein — protein YMGAYAKKYVGNLKVTAGVGFQYGDYDIDRIAVNRVASSIGESVMKYSDNYNDMTYDIYLNGRYSNPIGDNLFLEPYGTLSYTYIDQDGADEGNKTLAIETDSKSFDYTTAKVGIDLKKVIPHEKGKSTLSAGVSYTRILSGADEEYITGRFKGGSDFDILVAHKNEHSIGLNAKYALELESGMLFDLKGTYAVERDSHNGTGKNKTKGEWIVGAGLGYKF, from the coding sequence TGTATATGGGAGCATATGCTAAGAAGTATGTTGGTAATCTGAAAGTAACAGCAGGAGTGGGATTCCAGTATGGAGATTATGATATAGACAGAATAGCAGTAAACAGGGTAGCTTCAAGCATAGGAGAATCTGTGATGAAATATTCAGATAACTATAATGATATGACATATGATATCTATCTAAATGGAAGATATTCCAACCCAATAGGAGATAATCTATTCCTAGAACCATATGGAACACTGTCATATACTTATATAGACCAAGATGGAGCAGATGAGGGAAACAAAACTCTGGCTATAGAAACAGATTCAAAATCATTTGATTATACAACAGCAAAAGTGGGAATAGACCTTAAAAAAGTAATACCACATGAAAAAGGAAAGAGTACACTGTCAGCAGGGGTAAGTTATACAAGAATACTAAGTGGAGCAGATGAGGAATATATCACAGGAAGATTTAAAGGTGGAAGTGACTTTGATATCTTAGTTGCTCACAAGAATGAACACAGCATAGGATTAAATGCAAAATATGCTCTTGAACTTGAAAGTGGAATGCTCTTTGATCTAAAGGGAACTTATGCAGTGGAAAGAGATTCACATAATGGAACAGGTAAAAACAAAACAAAAGGTGAATGGATAGTAGGAGCAGGGCTGGGATATAAGTTCTAA